From Cellulomonas fimi ATCC 484, a single genomic window includes:
- the rpsS gene encoding 30S ribosomal protein S19 translates to MPRSLKKGPFVDGHLQKKVDAQNEAGTKNVIKTWSRRSVITPDFLGHTFAVHDGRKHAPVFVTESMVGHKLGEFAPTRTFRGHEKDDRKGRRR, encoded by the coding sequence ATGCCTCGCAGCCTCAAGAAGGGCCCGTTCGTCGACGGCCACCTCCAGAAGAAGGTCGACGCTCAGAACGAGGCCGGTACGAAGAACGTCATCAAGACGTGGTCCCGCCGTTCGGTCATCACCCCGGACTTCCTGGGCCACACGTTCGCGGTGCACGACGGGCGCAAGCACGCGCCGGTGTTCGTCACGGAGTCGATGGTCGGGCACAAGCTCGGCGAGTTCGCTCCGACGCGGACGTTCCGCGGCCACGAGAAGGACGACCGGAAGGGCCGTCGCCGCTGA
- the rplV gene encoding 50S ribosomal protein L22 — protein sequence MEAKAKARFVRVTPQKARRVVDLIRGKQAGEAVAVLKFAPQAAAEPVLKTVQSAIANAVEGAKRNSERLDEANLYVAEVFVDEGPTLKRFRPRAQGRASQILKRTSHITVVVAERETKGRTR from the coding sequence ATGGAAGCCAAGGCGAAGGCGCGGTTCGTCCGCGTCACGCCCCAGAAGGCCCGGCGCGTCGTGGACCTCATCCGTGGCAAGCAGGCCGGGGAGGCCGTGGCGGTGCTGAAGTTCGCGCCGCAGGCCGCCGCCGAGCCCGTCCTCAAGACGGTGCAGTCCGCGATCGCGAACGCGGTCGAGGGGGCCAAGCGCAACAGCGAGCGGCTCGACGAGGCGAACCTCTACGTCGCCGAGGTGTTCGTGGACGAGGGGCCGACGCTCAAGCGGTTCCGTCCGCGGGCGCAGGGGCGGGCCAGCCAGATCCTCAAGCGCACGAGCCACATCACCGTGGTCGTCGCGGAGCGCGAGACGAAGGGACGGACCCGATAG